A single window of Oerskovia paurometabola DNA harbors:
- a CDS encoding glycosyltransferase family 2 protein: MTDHFPQQVLVILPAWNEQEALPGVLDDVLATLPTADVLVVNDGSTDRTSEVARRGRTMVLDLPLNLGVGGAMRAGYKFARNEGYQYAVQLDADGQHDPHEVGRLLATMAAEDADVVIGARFAGEGTYSVRGPRRWAMSLLSGVLSRVAGTRLTDTTSGFKASNRRAIELFAREYPAEYLGDTVESLVISARSGLRVRQVGVSMRPRAAGTPSHNPIKAAFFLLRAILALVIALTRPVTNEREQR; this comes from the coding sequence GTGACCGACCACTTCCCCCAGCAGGTTCTCGTCATCCTGCCTGCCTGGAACGAGCAGGAGGCACTGCCCGGCGTGCTCGACGACGTCCTGGCGACCCTGCCGACAGCGGACGTGCTGGTCGTCAACGACGGATCGACGGACCGCACGAGCGAGGTCGCGCGCCGAGGTCGGACGATGGTCCTGGACCTGCCGCTCAACCTCGGGGTGGGCGGTGCGATGCGCGCGGGCTACAAGTTCGCGCGGAACGAGGGCTACCAGTACGCGGTCCAGCTCGACGCCGACGGGCAGCACGACCCGCACGAGGTCGGGCGCCTTCTCGCGACGATGGCGGCCGAGGACGCGGACGTCGTGATCGGAGCCCGCTTCGCGGGCGAGGGGACGTACTCGGTGCGCGGTCCGCGTCGCTGGGCGATGAGCCTGCTGTCCGGAGTGCTCTCTCGTGTGGCGGGGACCCGGCTCACCGACACGACCTCCGGCTTCAAGGCCTCCAACCGGCGGGCGATCGAGCTCTTCGCGCGGGAGTACCCTGCCGAGTACCTCGGCGACACGGTCGAGTCGCTCGTGATCTCGGCGCGGTCCGGCCTGCGGGTCCGACAGGTGGGTGTGTCGATGCGCCCCCGTGCGGCGGGCACCCCGTCGCACAACCCCATCAAGGCGGCCTTCTTCCTCCTGCGGGCGATCCTCGCCCTCGTGATCGCCCTGACCCGACCCGTGACGAACGAGCGTGAGCAACGATGA
- a CDS encoding DUF2304 domain-containing protein: MKLYFLALAVCVVAVLFLVAMLRTRRLKEKYAAAWLVLALAVCVVGAFPAVVESIARLVGVATPSNLLFAAALAVLLGVCIQMSVELTTLEEETRTLAEEVAMLRLDLERRLPSETVTGAAPGRDVEVDER; encoded by the coding sequence ATGAAGCTCTACTTCCTGGCCCTCGCCGTCTGCGTCGTGGCAGTCCTCTTCCTGGTCGCGATGCTCCGGACGCGCCGTCTCAAGGAGAAGTACGCCGCGGCATGGCTCGTGCTCGCGCTGGCCGTCTGCGTCGTGGGTGCCTTTCCTGCGGTGGTCGAGTCGATCGCGCGCCTCGTGGGCGTCGCTACGCCCAGCAACCTTCTCTTCGCAGCGGCGCTGGCGGTGCTGCTCGGGGTCTGCATCCAGATGAGCGTCGAACTGACGACGCTGGAGGAGGAGACGCGAACCCTCGCCGAGGAGGTGGCGATGCTGCGGCTGGACCTCGAGCGACGGCTCCCGTCGGAGACCGTCACGGGAGCAGCACCGGGCCGGGACGTCGAGGTCGACGAGCGATGA
- a CDS encoding glycosyltransferase family 2 protein yields the protein MTPSPLIRAVVVNWNGAHLLDDCLRSLLEQDLAPGELEVVVVDNASTDGSVALLEERYPDVRVVVNSTNRGFAGGVDSGLLDVTARYVALLNNDATFAPDALRRMIEDLDGPGNEDVGAVTAHMVLVDPDPAGRVLVNSTGNVLTRTGSAGDRDWLAVDGTVTPDRDVFGFCGGAALLRTATLADVGGFDDRLFLYYEDTDLSWRMRARGWRVVYEPRAVAHHQHSASSGSSSPLFRYYNTRNSLVVFSRHAPAAVVVASFVRQLAGAVRHSALRTEPADLVRARWRALRDALRLLPGALDERRRTWRGARARRADVFALGTRR from the coding sequence ATGACGCCCTCGCCGCTGATCCGGGCCGTCGTCGTCAACTGGAACGGTGCCCATCTGCTCGACGACTGCCTGCGTTCGCTGCTGGAGCAGGACCTCGCGCCCGGTGAGCTCGAGGTCGTCGTCGTCGACAACGCCTCCACCGACGGGTCGGTAGCCCTCCTCGAGGAGCGCTACCCGGACGTCCGCGTCGTCGTGAACTCCACCAACCGCGGCTTCGCCGGTGGGGTCGACTCGGGCCTGCTCGACGTCACGGCACGCTACGTCGCTCTGCTGAACAACGACGCCACCTTCGCCCCGGACGCCCTGCGCCGCATGATCGAGGACCTCGACGGCCCGGGCAACGAGGACGTCGGGGCGGTGACGGCGCACATGGTGCTCGTCGACCCGGACCCGGCGGGCCGGGTGCTCGTGAACTCGACGGGCAACGTCCTGACCCGGACGGGCAGCGCCGGGGACCGTGACTGGCTGGCGGTCGACGGCACGGTCACCCCTGATCGTGACGTCTTCGGGTTCTGCGGCGGTGCGGCTCTCCTGCGCACGGCCACGCTCGCGGACGTCGGCGGCTTCGACGACCGCCTGTTCCTCTACTACGAGGACACCGACCTGTCGTGGCGCATGCGTGCCCGCGGCTGGCGAGTCGTGTACGAGCCGCGGGCCGTCGCCCACCACCAGCACTCCGCAAGCTCGGGATCCTCGAGCCCGCTGTTCCGCTACTACAACACCCGCAACTCCCTCGTGGTCTTCTCCCGGCACGCCCCGGCGGCTGTCGTGGTCGCCTCGTTCGTGCGCCAGCTCGCCGGAGCCGTGCGGCACTCCGCCCTCCGCACCGAGCCGGCCGACCTGGTCCGAGCGCGCTGGAGGGCTCTCCGCGACGCCCTCAGGCTGCTGCCCGGGGCGCTCGACGAGCGTCGCCGTACGTGGCGGGGGGCGCGAGCCCGTCGAGCGGACGTGTTCGCCCTCGGCACCCGACGCTGA
- a CDS encoding glycosyltransferase family 2 protein — MLTSLPDAAPPTSVTLTALSVVIPVYNEETWIRRSVTAVLEAGESAGLELEVVVVDDGSSDGTPAVVDDLAASPRVRVVHQANAGRMAARVAGVRAATNPWVLLLDARVVVTPQAFGWLVANLPQHPSARVWCGHVDVAAKGSPTAAFWSGLTKIGWRRYTKNPRLVSFGAEDFDQYPKGTTALFLERDYFLELAAGFDSLFDTQALASDDTRLLRRAATERRIWLSPQFAFTYHGKAGAKGFRRQAYFRGTTFVDSYLGQSALLGGALVGASVVGVGLAVLAVLEPKVGLPALGAAWLLVPVAVGVAGGNRREVGAAAALTPAFVVLFGAGVLRGYFLAARSAVRGRTRTS; from the coding sequence GTGCTCACCTCACTCCCCGACGCCGCACCCCCGACGAGCGTCACCCTGACGGCCCTCAGCGTGGTCATCCCCGTGTACAACGAGGAGACCTGGATCCGTCGGTCGGTCACGGCCGTCCTCGAGGCGGGCGAGAGCGCGGGCCTCGAGCTGGAGGTCGTCGTGGTCGACGACGGCAGCAGCGACGGCACGCCCGCCGTGGTCGACGACCTCGCGGCGTCCCCTCGGGTCAGGGTCGTCCACCAGGCCAACGCCGGCAGGATGGCGGCTCGCGTCGCCGGGGTCCGCGCGGCGACGAACCCCTGGGTACTGCTCCTCGACGCGCGCGTCGTCGTGACGCCGCAGGCGTTCGGGTGGCTGGTCGCGAACCTCCCGCAGCATCCCTCCGCGCGGGTCTGGTGCGGGCACGTGGACGTCGCGGCCAAGGGCAGCCCGACCGCCGCCTTCTGGTCCGGGCTGACCAAGATCGGCTGGCGCAGGTACACGAAGAATCCCCGCCTGGTCTCGTTCGGGGCCGAGGACTTCGACCAGTACCCGAAGGGCACGACCGCACTGTTCCTCGAGCGCGACTACTTCCTCGAGCTGGCCGCAGGGTTCGACTCGCTCTTCGACACGCAGGCGCTCGCGAGCGACGACACGAGGCTGCTGCGCAGGGCCGCCACCGAGCGTCGGATCTGGCTCTCCCCGCAGTTCGCGTTCACCTACCACGGGAAGGCCGGGGCGAAGGGCTTCCGTCGGCAGGCGTACTTCCGGGGCACCACGTTCGTCGACAGCTACCTGGGGCAGTCGGCCCTGCTGGGTGGCGCCCTCGTCGGGGCGAGCGTCGTGGGGGTGGGCCTCGCCGTGCTGGCCGTGCTCGAGCCCAAGGTGGGGCTTCCTGCCCTGGGCGCCGCATGGCTGCTCGTGCCGGTGGCGGTCGGCGTGGCCGGTGGCAACAGACGCGAGGTCGGCGCGGCCGCCGCGCTCACTCCGGCCTTCGTCGTCCTGTTCGGCGCAGGGGTCCTCCGGGGCTACTTCCTGGCCGCACGCTCGGCGGTCCGTGGAAGAACGCGCACCTCGTGA
- a CDS encoding lipopolysaccharide biosynthesis protein → MSERRAGSRVLGVGLAIAVSSVVGYLLLALIGRALSPEDFGLFVSYWGVLFGLASSLSTIEQEAAKQSAEGATAGRAPIHRVAISAAVIATAAAALTLLPPVAERLYGEADSRLGVLVVLATLGFAVQFMVRGLLMGNDRIPAYSGIVIAEAAVRLLVLLAVWVTVGVTLGTAAAAVAVGSYAWIGWIRQARRVDRREAGPAATSTGWRAPFARAGSLMLAAALMACMITGYPTMVTAFSGGTLGVEGGIVFAALTVSRVPLLFVAPLQALAVPTIVAWRQDPTKTTHDSRRLLVLGALGVLGIALVGAVAAWFVGPWGVQLAYGANYVVAPEAVAGLVFSACVLGLLQLMSAALVAFGSYRWMIVVWGVSVATTAVWLLLSPLDIVASTVVGAVLGPVAGSVLALTTLWRLTGVDATVAGRVA, encoded by the coding sequence GTGAGCGAGCGTCGCGCAGGTTCGCGGGTGCTCGGGGTAGGGCTGGCGATCGCCGTCTCGAGCGTCGTCGGCTACCTGCTGCTCGCACTGATCGGTCGCGCCCTCTCCCCCGAGGACTTCGGGCTCTTCGTCTCCTACTGGGGAGTGCTCTTCGGTCTGGCGAGCTCGCTCTCCACGATCGAGCAGGAGGCCGCCAAGCAGTCCGCCGAGGGCGCGACCGCCGGGCGCGCCCCGATCCACAGGGTCGCGATCTCCGCCGCGGTCATCGCGACCGCGGCGGCAGCACTCACGCTCCTGCCCCCGGTCGCCGAGCGCCTCTACGGCGAGGCCGACAGCCGGCTCGGGGTGCTCGTGGTGCTCGCCACGCTCGGGTTCGCCGTCCAGTTCATGGTCCGTGGTCTGCTGATGGGCAACGACCGCATCCCGGCCTACAGCGGGATCGTGATCGCCGAGGCAGCGGTTCGGCTCCTCGTGCTCCTCGCGGTGTGGGTCACGGTCGGCGTCACGCTCGGCACCGCCGCCGCCGCGGTCGCGGTCGGTTCGTACGCCTGGATCGGTTGGATCCGCCAGGCCCGTCGTGTCGACCGCCGCGAGGCGGGGCCCGCCGCGACGTCGACGGGTTGGCGCGCTCCGTTCGCCCGGGCCGGCTCGCTCATGCTCGCCGCCGCGCTCATGGCCTGCATGATCACGGGCTACCCGACGATGGTGACCGCGTTCTCCGGGGGCACGCTGGGAGTGGAGGGCGGGATCGTCTTCGCGGCGCTCACGGTGTCCCGCGTACCCCTCCTGTTCGTCGCGCCGCTCCAGGCCCTCGCCGTCCCCACGATCGTGGCGTGGCGGCAGGACCCGACGAAGACGACCCACGACTCGCGCCGGCTTCTCGTCCTCGGGGCGCTCGGTGTTCTCGGGATCGCCCTGGTGGGGGCGGTCGCGGCATGGTTCGTCGGCCCGTGGGGGGTGCAGCTCGCCTACGGCGCGAACTACGTCGTGGCACCGGAGGCCGTGGCCGGGCTCGTCTTCTCCGCCTGCGTCCTGGGCCTGCTGCAGCTCATGTCGGCAGCACTGGTCGCGTTCGGGAGCTATCGCTGGATGATCGTGGTGTGGGGCGTGTCCGTCGCGACGACCGCGGTGTGGCTGCTCCTGAGCCCGCTGGACATCGTCGCCTCGACCGTCGTGGGAGCCGTCCTGGGCCCCGTCGCGGGCAGCGTCCTCGCGCTCACCACGCTCTGGAGGCTCACCGGCGTCGACGCGACGGTCGCAGGCCGGGTCGCCTGA
- a CDS encoding glycosyltransferase family 4 protein, producing the protein MNEQAPRINVSMTVEQLWQDVPGGSGTYIKELAAQLVGRADVAPTGIRARGAAGDTKGLPPTLPVLASRLPRPALYEAWSRLRRPSVPSDGPVDVVHATTWAIPPRSAPLVVTVHDLAFERSPQHFTPRGVRFFERALEITRDEADVVVVPSRATMLDCVEAGIEEERIHVVPHGTSAADVTDAAVADFRARHGLARDFVLWCGTLEPRKNVGRLLAAFERSVDDHDLDLVLIGPTGWGSTSSEVRTALTNLPSGRVHVLGHVTWHDLQVAYSAARVFCFPSLWEGFGMPVLEAQAHGTPVVTSAGTSMAEVVGDGALLVDPLDADAIAHALTLAAGPQHDELASAALRNAEAYTWRRAADLTVQAYRDALGVTA; encoded by the coding sequence GTGAACGAACAGGCGCCACGCATCAACGTCTCGATGACCGTCGAGCAGCTCTGGCAGGACGTCCCGGGCGGGTCCGGCACGTACATCAAGGAGCTCGCGGCGCAGCTCGTGGGGCGTGCCGACGTGGCACCGACGGGCATCCGTGCCCGAGGCGCCGCCGGAGACACGAAGGGCCTGCCCCCTACCCTCCCGGTCCTCGCCTCGCGGCTGCCCCGCCCCGCTCTGTACGAGGCATGGTCCAGGCTCAGAAGGCCCTCGGTCCCGTCGGACGGCCCCGTCGACGTCGTGCACGCGACGACGTGGGCGATCCCTCCGCGCTCGGCGCCGCTCGTCGTGACGGTCCACGACCTCGCCTTCGAGCGTAGCCCGCAGCACTTCACGCCTCGGGGGGTGCGCTTCTTCGAGCGGGCTCTCGAGATCACGCGCGACGAGGCGGACGTCGTCGTGGTGCCCTCGCGCGCCACGATGCTGGACTGCGTCGAGGCCGGCATCGAGGAAGAGAGGATCCACGTCGTGCCCCACGGGACGTCCGCGGCCGACGTGACCGACGCAGCGGTGGCCGACTTCAGGGCGCGGCACGGGCTCGCACGCGACTTCGTCCTGTGGTGCGGGACCCTGGAACCCCGCAAGAACGTCGGGCGCCTGCTGGCGGCCTTCGAGCGCAGCGTCGACGACCACGACCTCGACCTGGTGCTGATCGGACCGACCGGTTGGGGAAGCACGTCGTCAGAGGTCCGCACCGCTCTCACGAACCTGCCCTCGGGCCGGGTCCACGTGCTGGGTCACGTGACGTGGCACGACCTGCAGGTCGCCTACTCCGCGGCCCGCGTGTTCTGCTTCCCGTCCCTCTGGGAGGGGTTCGGCATGCCCGTGCTCGAGGCCCAGGCCCACGGGACGCCGGTCGTCACGTCAGCCGGGACATCGATGGCCGAGGTGGTCGGCGACGGAGCGCTCCTCGTCGACCCGCTCGACGCCGACGCGATCGCCCACGCCCTCACCCTGGCAGCCGGTCCGCAGCACGACGAGCTCGCCTCCGCCGCGCTCCGCAACGCCGAGGCGTACACCTGGCGGAGAGCGGCAGACCTCACCGTCCAGGCCTACCGTGACGCCCTGGGGGTGACCGCATGA
- a CDS encoding UDP-N-acetylglucosamine 2-epimerase — protein MIAFIVGTTAELIKIAPVHHELASRGRTSEIWYTGQHVKELPGVLADLDLPAPTVWLVPEQGAQNLAKTSQVPGWMFRILRTVTSRRKELRARLRADGTTAIVLVHGDTFTTLIGAMIGRSLGAKVGHVEAGLRSGHLMHPFPEEINRKVTARLAHLHFAPSDVEAKNLAGRKGVVVTGGNTVIDSVRQALAKSSGDLRSELPDGYAVATLHRFELVRDQEAYAAALAVLKEHSARVPIVYFAGESEKERLREYGLLAVFDDRFVLRDKLRYVEFLPVLSGADFVVTDSGGMQEECAHLGIPCAVHRVKTERHQGLGQNVVLTGMETGRLAHFLAHVDDYRTSDRTDDARPSAVVVETIGRLG, from the coding sequence TTGATCGCCTTCATCGTCGGCACCACGGCCGAGCTCATCAAGATCGCCCCTGTCCATCACGAGCTCGCGAGCCGCGGGCGAACGTCGGAGATCTGGTACACCGGGCAGCACGTCAAGGAGCTCCCGGGAGTCCTCGCCGACCTCGACCTCCCCGCCCCCACGGTGTGGCTCGTGCCGGAGCAGGGTGCGCAGAACCTCGCCAAGACCTCGCAGGTCCCCGGGTGGATGTTCCGCATCCTGCGGACCGTCACCTCTCGGCGCAAGGAGCTGCGTGCTCGCCTGCGTGCGGACGGCACGACGGCGATCGTGCTCGTCCACGGCGACACCTTCACGACGCTCATCGGCGCGATGATCGGACGCTCGCTCGGCGCGAAGGTCGGTCACGTCGAGGCCGGTCTGCGCAGCGGGCACCTGATGCACCCGTTCCCGGAGGAGATCAACCGCAAGGTCACGGCGCGGCTCGCTCACCTCCACTTCGCGCCGAGCGACGTCGAGGCGAAGAACCTCGCCGGGCGCAAGGGTGTCGTGGTGACAGGGGGCAACACCGTGATCGACTCGGTGCGCCAGGCGCTCGCCAAGAGCAGCGGTGACCTCAGGTCGGAGCTTCCCGACGGCTACGCGGTCGCCACGCTCCACCGCTTCGAGCTCGTCCGGGACCAGGAGGCCTACGCCGCCGCCCTCGCGGTCCTCAAGGAGCACTCGGCGCGCGTGCCGATCGTGTACTTCGCGGGCGAGTCCGAGAAGGAGCGGCTCCGCGAGTACGGGCTGCTGGCCGTGTTCGACGACCGCTTCGTGCTGCGGGACAAGCTCCGCTACGTCGAGTTCCTGCCCGTGCTCTCGGGGGCGGACTTCGTCGTCACCGACAGCGGAGGCATGCAGGAGGAGTGCGCGCACCTCGGGATCCCGTGCGCCGTGCACCGCGTCAAGACGGAGCGGCACCAGGGGCTCGGCCAGAACGTGGTCCTGACCGGGATGGAGACCGGTCGGCTCGCGCACTTCCTCGCTCACGTGGACGACTACCGGACGAGTGACCGTACCGATGACGCCCGTCCGAGCGCGGTGGTCGTCGAGACCATCGGGCGGCTCGGCTGA
- a CDS encoding glycosyltransferase — translation MHIAIVVTAGQAAAARATVRSLQAVEPSATPIVLDVGGTYTVTGGEEVLRPAALDVDAGTLHRSAILLDDEQLVRLLQVHLAARSLRDGASVLLTSPGVVFTSSPRRVVDAARATGACFVPRTSSPLTDGRLPDLEALSVQGVLSTDLVGLAPAGVEHLTRWLAVAHDWTVGPSWLDLVAGLVPHSLLQDDAVLVSRWSTGASALLRTEGPRRMTLDGDEVVAVDLSAMDPARPWIFDTRDDRRSRTLLSEHPALAALVAHEAAERASEAGSASSDPLEAWQETSTGVPVHAELRALYRDHADDPVAPPDPFAPSDAASLTAWLLEPVPTGHTAPVARYLASVYEHRSDLRDAFPLVPGQHTRAFLDWAEAHGTHEERYDPDLLRDAVAASRRAATGAGPVVADSPRRGVNVVGYLSGELGVGESARLMTGALAAADVPYITVPVVNRLQSRTSATYQASTSAHALSTTLLCVNADQTPEIVAALGDLAAKTYRIGMWYWEVEDFPPSQHAGFDAVDEVWVATDFVREAIEPHSPVPVLTVPPPLPQRSDRALEAPVGLGLPEGRPVFLFAFDYLSTAERKNPWGVVAAFRAAFAPDEGPILVIKSINGDRREAEAERLRLLVADEPDVFLVERYLSGDERDALVASCTCYVSLHRAEGLGLTLAEAMAWGKPVIATAYSGNMQFMTDDNSFLVPWTPVPIPPGNEPYPAGSTWADPDLAVAARWMRTVVDSPEQAAAKGRAAARDIRTRHSPAAAGRLIAERLAQVAAVDASRAQAAQAGKVWRQVKRRLPVIGRG, via the coding sequence GTGCACATCGCGATCGTCGTCACCGCCGGGCAGGCTGCGGCCGCCCGCGCCACCGTCCGGTCTCTCCAGGCGGTCGAGCCGTCGGCCACACCGATCGTCCTGGACGTCGGCGGGACGTACACCGTCACCGGTGGCGAAGAGGTCCTCCGCCCCGCCGCCCTCGACGTCGACGCCGGCACCCTCCACCGGTCCGCGATCCTGCTCGACGACGAGCAGCTCGTCCGTCTCCTCCAGGTGCACCTGGCGGCCCGCTCGCTCAGGGACGGGGCGAGCGTGCTGCTCACCTCGCCCGGCGTCGTGTTCACGTCGTCACCGAGGCGAGTCGTCGACGCCGCGCGCGCGACCGGGGCCTGCTTCGTTCCCCGCACCTCCAGCCCCCTGACGGACGGACGGCTTCCGGACCTCGAGGCGCTCTCCGTGCAGGGAGTGCTCTCGACGGACCTCGTCGGTCTGGCGCCGGCGGGCGTCGAGCACCTCACGAGGTGGCTCGCCGTGGCGCACGACTGGACCGTCGGACCGAGCTGGCTCGACCTCGTGGCCGGACTCGTACCGCACTCGCTGCTCCAGGACGACGCTGTGCTCGTCTCCCGGTGGAGCACCGGAGCGTCGGCGCTCCTGCGTACCGAAGGCCCTCGCCGGATGACGCTCGACGGCGACGAGGTCGTCGCGGTCGACCTCTCGGCCATGGATCCCGCCCGCCCGTGGATCTTCGACACCCGCGACGACCGGCGCTCACGCACCCTTCTGAGCGAGCATCCCGCCCTCGCGGCCCTCGTCGCTCATGAGGCCGCCGAGCGCGCCTCGGAGGCCGGGTCGGCCTCCTCCGACCCCCTCGAGGCCTGGCAGGAGACGTCCACCGGTGTCCCCGTCCATGCCGAGCTGCGTGCCCTCTACCGCGACCACGCCGACGACCCCGTCGCACCACCCGACCCGTTCGCCCCTTCGGACGCCGCATCACTGACGGCCTGGTTGCTCGAACCGGTCCCCACCGGGCACACCGCACCCGTCGCCCGCTACCTGGCCTCGGTCTACGAGCACCGCAGCGACCTGCGCGACGCGTTCCCCCTGGTCCCCGGTCAGCACACCCGCGCATTCCTCGACTGGGCCGAGGCCCACGGCACGCACGAGGAACGCTACGACCCCGACCTCCTGCGCGACGCGGTCGCCGCCTCGCGACGAGCAGCCACGGGGGCAGGACCGGTCGTGGCCGACTCCCCGCGGCGCGGGGTCAACGTGGTGGGCTATCTGAGCGGCGAGCTGGGGGTCGGCGAGTCCGCCCGGCTCATGACGGGCGCACTGGCCGCGGCCGACGTCCCGTACATCACGGTCCCGGTCGTCAACCGGCTCCAGAGCCGCACCAGCGCGACCTACCAGGCCTCGACCTCCGCTCATGCGCTGAGCACGACCCTGCTGTGCGTGAACGCGGACCAGACACCGGAGATCGTGGCCGCGCTAGGGGACCTCGCCGCGAAGACCTACCGGATCGGCATGTGGTACTGGGAGGTCGAGGACTTCCCCCCGTCGCAGCACGCAGGGTTCGACGCGGTCGACGAGGTCTGGGTCGCGACGGACTTCGTCCGCGAAGCGATCGAGCCTCACTCCCCGGTCCCTGTCCTCACCGTCCCGCCGCCTCTCCCGCAACGCAGCGACCGCGCCCTCGAGGCACCCGTCGGCCTGGGGCTTCCCGAGGGCCGCCCCGTGTTCCTCTTCGCGTTCGACTATCTCAGCACCGCCGAGCGCAAGAATCCCTGGGGCGTGGTCGCGGCGTTCCGGGCGGCGTTCGCGCCCGACGAAGGACCGATCCTGGTGATCAAGTCGATCAACGGCGACCGACGCGAGGCGGAGGCCGAGCGTCTGAGGCTGCTGGTGGCCGACGAGCCGGACGTCTTCCTCGTCGAGCGGTATCTCAGCGGCGACGAGCGCGACGCTCTCGTCGCCTCGTGCACCTGCTACGTGTCGCTGCACCGCGCCGAGGGCCTGGGACTGACACTTGCCGAGGCCATGGCGTGGGGCAAACCCGTCATCGCCACGGCCTACTCCGGGAACATGCAGTTCATGACGGACGACAACTCCTTCCTGGTCCCGTGGACCCCTGTGCCGATCCCTCCGGGCAACGAGCCCTACCCGGCCGGCAGCACCTGGGCGGACCCGGACCTGGCGGTCGCGGCGCGATGGATGAGGACCGTCGTCGACTCACCCGAGCAGGCAGCCGCGAAGGGCAGGGCGGCCGCACGCGACATCCGGACGCGGCACTCCCCCGCGGCCGCGGGCCGCCTGATCGCCGAACGGCTCGCACAGGTCGCAGCGGTCGATGCCTCCCGAGCGCAGGCCGCGCAGGCAGGCAAGGTCTGGCGCCAGGTCAAGCGTCGTCTGCCCGTGATCGGGCGAGGCTGA